The Oscillatoria acuminata PCC 6304 genomic interval AAAAACAGTCTTGGTTTCGATTAATCGGCTCAGTGCCTCTAAACCCGAAAAGTTCCCGAAAGCAATCATTAACATAGACGATCTTGCCATCGGTAGAATTGGTCAAGGCGATCGGCACCGAAATCCGTTCGGCGATCGCCTCAAACAGACAGTTCGTCCCGCAAATCTCTAGGGAGACGGGTAAATCACTTGCAGCAGACCCGTCCGGGTTGATGTAACTCAGGGTTTCTTCCTCCTTGACCCGTTGGCGTTCTAACTTCTGCTTTTGCTGATGCTCGTCATTTCTCCATTCTATCTGTTCGTTCTGTTCCACTAAGCCCATCCACACTCCTTCCCTCTCGGTGGGAAACTCCCTGCCTATCTGATCTTAAAAATTGTATGAACATTTTTTAATTAATCTTAATATTCTGTGGGCTTTTTGTAAAACCCTTTTAATTAAAATTCATTAAACTCTATCGGCTTTACGGACAGAACTTTTGCCAATACATAACAAAATAGCCCTAGCCTCGGGCCAACAGACACTCATTCCCTTGTTTAGTTTGATAAAAACACCCGCTACCCTTCAACCCTGTGCTCCGAGATCACCCTGATGTAGCGAATCACTCCGGTGACACTTCCTGGCAGATTAAACATAGCGCTCAATAACCGGGAAATGATCAGAGTGATGCAAGAAATTGGGTCCTAACCGGATGAAAAGTCAAGCGCCTAAACGGGCTAACCCTCCTCACCCTCTAGTGAAGGTCGGTAGATGGGGTGGAGGTTTGAGTTGTTCCAATCATTGTAAGAGTTATCTAACAAAGTTAAGGATTGTACATAAATCTTTACAGCCAGAACGACTTATTTATAAGCGTTTGGGATGTAACCGGATGGGTAGGGCCGGATATGAAATTCCGTGACTGTCTGCATCGGAGGGCAGGGGTCAGTCCTGAACCGCCCAGATGCGATCGCCCCAGATGCCCCCCCAGAAAACTGACTCCGGAGTCGCAAGCATCGCAAACCGCCCCGAAACCCTCAACGCCTCCGGTGGAAGACGAACAACTTCTCCTGTGATCCCCGCAACAATTGCTCATCCTGTCAAAGTGCCTACTGAATCCAACCCATTCCTACATTAAAATTAGCGATACCGTTAGAGGAGACACCTGCAATGCTAGAATCCTACCGTCAACAGGCAGCATCTAGGTCCAGTCAAGGCATTCCGCCCCTGCCCTTAGATGCCCAGCAAACCTCAGAACTCTGTGAACTGCTGAAAAATCCCCCAACCGCAGAAGAAGAAACCTTGCTGCACCTCCTGCGCGATCGCATTCCCCCCGGAGTGGATCAGGCTGCCTACGTCAAAGCTGGCTTCCTCACCGCCATTGCCAAAGGCGAAGTCACCTCTCCCCTGGTTTCTCCCTTGGAGGCCATCAAACTCCTCGGCACCATGTTGGGCGGCTATAATGTCCAATCCTTAATCGATTTACTGCAATCCGGCGACAACACCATCGCCCAAGCTGCTGCGGATGCCCTCAAAAAAACCTTGCTGGTGTTTGACGCCATGCATGATGTTCTGGAGTTGTCCGAAACCAACCCTTATGCAAAGCAGGCGATCGACTCCTGGGCGAATGCCGAATGGTTTACCTCTCGCCCTCCCGTCGCCGAAACGATTACCGTCACCGTCTTCAAAGTCCCCGGGGAAACCAACACCGACGACTTGTCCCCCGCCTCTCATGCCACCACGCGCCCAGATATTCCCCTGCACGCCCTAGCGATGTTAGAATCCCGCATGGACGGGGCCCTAGAAACCCTAGCCGAAATCAAGGGCAAAGGGCATCCCATCGCCTATGTGGGGGATGTGGTGGGAACCGGGTCCTCTCGTAAATCTGCCATTAACTCCGTACTCTGGCATATCGGCAATGATATCCCCTGCGTCCCCAATAAACGCGCAGGCGGCTATATCCTCGGCAGTGCGATCGCCCCGATCTTCTTCAACACCGCCGAAGACTCCGGTGCCCTACCTATTGAGTGCGACGTCACGAAACTGGAAACCGGCATGGTGATTACCATCCATCCCTACAAAGGACAAATCACCAACTCCGAGGGAGAGGTAATTTCCACTTTCACCCTCAAACCGAACACCATCCTAGATGAAGTGCGCGCCGGGGGACGAATTCCCCTGATTGTCGGGCGATCGCTCACCGACAAAACCCGCAAGGCGACTGGACTCGACATCAGCCCCATCTTCACCCGTCCCGAAATCCCCACCGACACCGGCAAAGGCTTCACCCTCGCCCAAAAAATGGTCGGAGAAGCCTGCGGCATCCCTGGCGTCCGTCCCGGTACCGCCTGCGAACCCCTAATGACCACCGTGGGTTCCCAGGATACCACCGGACCCATGACCCGGGACGAACTCAAAGAACTCGCCTGCCTCGGCTTCTCCGCCGATTTAGTCATGCAGAGTTTTTGTCATACCGCCGCCTATCCCAAACCCGTGGATATCACCACCCAAAAAGAACTCCCCGACTTCTTTTCCACCCGAGGCGGCGTGGCATTACGTCCCGGAGACGGCATCATCCACTCCTGGCTAAACCGGATGCTACTCCCGGATACCGTCGGGACTGGCGGCGACTCTCACACCCGCTTCCCCCTAGGAATCTCCTTCCCCGCAGGTTCTGGCTTAGTCGCCTTTGCTGCGGCATTAGGCGTCATGCCTTTAGATATGCCGGAATCAGTATTAGTGCGATTTAAAGGGGAATTGCAACCCGGTGTTACCCTGCGGGATATCGTTAATGCGATTCCTTATGTTGCCATCCAAAAAGGATTGCTCACCGTCGAGAAACAGAACAAAAAGAATGTGTTTTCTGGACGGATTATGGAAATGGAAGGCTTGCCGGATTTGAAAGTCGAACAAGCCTTTGAACTCACCGACGCCACCGCAGAACGGTCCTGTGCCGGTTCTACCATTAAACTGAGTGAGGAAACCGTCGCCGAATACCTGCGATCGAACGTGACGCTGTTAAAAAATATGGCCGCCCGAGGCTATCAAGACCCTCGCACCATCTTGCGCCGGGTCGCCAAAATGGAACAATGGTTAGAGAATCCCCAACTCATGTCTGCCGATGCCGATTCCGAGTATGTGGAAACCCTAGAAATCGACTTGAACGAGATTAAAGAACCGATTGTCGCCGCACCCAATGACCCGGACAACATTAAATTGATGTCCGAATGTGCGGGAGATAAAATCGATGAAGTCTTCATCGGGTCCTGCATGACCAATATCGGCCATTATCGCGCCGCTGCCAAAGTCTTAGAAGGAGCGGGATTAGTTAAAGTCCGTCTGTGGATTTGTCCTCCCACCCGCATGGACGAAGAACAGTTAAAAGCCGAGGGCATTTACGAGATTTTTGAAGCAGCCAATGCCCGGACGGAGATGCCCGGTTGTAGCCTTTGCATGGGCAACCAAGCCCGAGTTGATGATGGCGCAACGGTGTTTTCTACCTCGACGCGCAACTTCAATAATCGCATGGGCAAAGATGCGCGAGTCTATCTTGGTTCAGCGGAATTAGCAGCAGTTTGTGCCTTACTCGGACGGATTCCCACGGTGGAAGAATACCAAGCAATTGTTAGCGAGAAAATTAATCCTTTTGCTGATGATTTGTATCGGTATTTGAACTTTGACCAAATCCAGGGATTTGAGGATGAAGGTCGAGTTATTCCGTTGGAAGAGTTGCCCAAGATTGAGGATATTTTGGGAATGCCTGTCGGGGCGGGTAAATAACGACTAACGGTGAGGGACACGGCACTGCCGTGTCCTTATTTCCTTGTACTTTTGCCAAGACATTTCTCAAAACTCAGCCGTTTATCCCATAAGAGTTGCCGGGTTACGAATTGTAAGTGAATTATATAAAGTAAGTAAATTAGGGGGAATTTTGCGAGAAATCTCGGGTAGTAAGTGAGCCGATCGCCCAAGGTTTGCCAATCCTCTGGGTAACTCCCTCCGAACTCTACCCCACCACTCCGTTGATGGGGATAGATTTTGTAAACTGCATAAAATGTTACAGCGAAAAAGATGTTTTTGCGATCGCCATGTTGCTGCTGAGACTGGAGTGCAAATATTGCCGCAGGGTGATAGAACCTGGATCTCAGGGCGATGTCAATCCCTCTTTTCCTCAACCCAAGTTCCAATTGTCATCAAGCGATCGCAAATGGCTATCTCCCAATCACCGTGATTCTGATTCCCATCTGTGAGCAATCCCCTCTGAGTTGATCGGGATTAGAGCGAAAAACCGATACGAACCCTTCCCCTGAAGTTGCTGACTTCGGAAGGGAAAGTCGCCGGTTAGACCATTCTCCAATTAGGGCCTCAAACCTCTAGCACCTTCTACATCAGCACCAAATAGATTCACCTCATGGAGATTCGCACCTTGGAAATTGGCCCGCCTCAAGTCTGCTCCATAAAAATTGGCCTTACTCAAATCAGCAGCATTGAGGTCCGCATCTAAAAGTACGCTCCCAAGCAGATTTGCGGTACTTAAATTGGCTGCATTGAGACTCGCCGCAGACAAATTAGCCATTTGAAAATTAGCACCTGTCATATCCGCACCGTTCAAGTCTGCGGTGCTCAGGTTTGCACCACTGAGATTCGCGCCAATCAAATTAGCATTGGTTAACACCGCACCCTGTAAGTCAATACCACTCAAGTCAGCACCATTGAGATTACACCGGGGACAGACTTTAGTCATTCGCAACTGTTGGAGGTCGGTGGCATTTGGTTCTGCGGTCACTGGAATAGCTAGGGATAGGGAAGTCAGTACCATGACACTCACAGCCATTACTTCTTTCATAGCATTCCTACTTTTGAGCAAGGTTTGACAGTCGATAACCCGTTCGTTATTTAGCATACACAACCTGGTTAATGTGGGTTGAAAAATATCCATCTATCCATACAATGGCACTCAATTATCCACCCTCGTGGATATAATTGGTCATGATGTTTCCTTCAACTCCATTTTTAAACCTTTGTTGTTGAGGGAAAAGTCAGACCATCGTTCGAGGGTTAGACCCGGATCATCTGACCCTAAAAGGGGCAGGGGATCATTGCCGTTCCCTTCAGGATCACGGTTTTCACTAGGGAAGTCGCCGACCGGAGGGCTGACCCCAGGGTGGCGATCGCACCTAAGTATTATCCAATGTGGCCGGGGAATTCCTTCCTAGGGGCAAGTCTCGGGAGGGATGCGCGTCATGGCCTAGAGTGATGGATTAGACGGCCTATCAGAACAGGCTTCTCCAGGAATTGTCTGTGGCTCTACTCTAAACAGTTTTCTCTCTAGTTACCCAACTCGCAAGAGTTCCTCTACTTTCCGGAAATCATATCACTGACATTTTTGTACATTCCCTACATTTAGTCATAAGTTTAATCAGTTTCCCCTATGCCTTTAGATGGAAAAAATGAAGAAATTTTTACCTGAGTTTGTCCCGGGGATTTTCCCATGCGGAACCTTGGGAGAGCCAGCCTGTAGCACTCCGACCCCATTTTATTTTTGTTCATTCTGATTATAATTTAGGAAAGACAGAAGAAAGAAAAATTTACCCCTTCCATTCACTTTAAGCCGCTAGGTTTTTTACGCTTAAGAGCACCTCTTGTCCCCTCCCCTTGCCAAGGTCCGGGTTAGGGTGGGGTTCTTCTTGGGCTAGATTGCCCCTTGCGCGTCACTCACTCATAAGGAGGCGATTCCCTACGGGATAGCTCCGCTTACCGCGCCTCTATGGAGCCGGGTGTCAAGCTCTTTCTTCGTGACGAAAGCGATCGCCCTTGCGCGTGGACCCTCCATGTAATAACTCTTCCTGACTTGGCCTGCGCCAAGTCAGGAGGACCCCACCCTAACCCTCCCCAAGACATCGGGGAGGGGACCGGAAACGTAAAAAACCTACTCTTGTAAACCCTTCCGGCTCCCCCTTCCGGCTCCCCCTTCCCTCTTAGGGAAGGGGGCTGGGGGGTTAGGTCTCTTAAACAAATTGAGATGCTCCCCAGGGAACCGCCTGTATAGATAAAACGCTCAAGCGTCAATCCCCAGCAACTCAAAAAAGCCATCATCGAGTTCATAACCGAGCATCTGAGACAGAGACATTAACTTAGACTTACTGGGTAACCCATGTTCCTGCAACAGGTTGGCGAGGGTAAAAATTTTGTTCATCAAAAAAATTTCCAACGCTTCGGGGTTGTATTGAATGCCCTCCGTGCGATGAAACTCATGAGGGACCAACATAGCCACATAGCGGGCGAGTTCGCCAGATTGGCGATCGAGTAGCAAAGGCAACCAGGGATAGGTGGCATCTAACCGGATAAACCACAGACGGATCTCGGGAATTTCCGAGAGTTCGCGGGGGTCCGATGGATCCCGGGGATAATCAATTTCAAATTGCCAGGACAGGTCCGGGTCCGTGAAGGGTTGATCCGGCGAACATTTAGCGATCGCCCCTCGGACGGGGGATAAGTCCAAATTGAGCAAACACTCAGCATTCAGGGCGATAGTCATTAACATGAAACCAGGGCAGGAGGTAGAACTAAAATCAGAAAACTGTACCGCAAATGGTAAATCGGTAACCTATTCTACAGCATTATGAGGGGTGGAGGAGTTCTAGGTGCATCCCTGGAGAGCGGGTCAACTCAAAGGAGCTACTCCCGCAGAAAACTGAAGCTAAATGGGAGCATACCAGGGGGAGATTCAGGGGCGATCGCCCACGGACCACCGAAGCCTACGATAGAATTATCTCAATCCTGTCAATAGGATGAGTCTGGTTCCCCCTCCTAAGTGACGACATCCTTGCCGACCTTGATCGCCCCAATCGCTAACTTCCTAGTTCGGTGAAACCCGCTATAACTATTAAAGGGGAGAGGATACATCCTTAAAAAATTAATTGTGCCATTACAATGAATGCCTCAATACAAAACTATGAAAAAACAGGTAGTATCCGTTAAACCCATTCGCTCCTTAGAAGATGCCCTCAATCGCTGCCAAAGTTTGGGGATGCGACTGTCGCGACAGCGCCGCTTTATCCTAGAGTTGCTCTGGACCGAGCAAGAGCATCTTTCTGCTAGAGAAATTTACGATCGCCTAAATCGGGGGGGGAAAGCTATCGGACATACATCGGTCTACCAAAACCTCGAAGCCCTCTCCAACCAAGGGATTATCGAATGCATCGAACGCTCAGATGGTCGGTTGTATGGGAATATCAGCGACCCCCACAGCCACGTTAACTGCATCGACACCAATCAACTGCTCGATGTTCAGATTGAATTACCCGAGGAGTTAATCCGACAAGTCGAAGCCCAAACTGGGGTCCGGATTGTGGAATATCAAATTAATTTTTTCGGATATCGTTATCAGCAATCCCATCCGCCTGCCGAGAGTTCTACAGACCCCGGGGCGATCGCCTAGAGCTTTTGGGTAGAGCATTCAATCAACAGGGCCAGAAACCCGGTTTCTTCTGGTTTTGATTGAATGCTCTACCCAGTCCTAGCGGGTCGATACAGTCAGCGAAAAGACAAAATGGATTATCCCTTAACAGGGAAATGCTCCACAGCGATGTTGATCAAGGATACCCCTTGCCCAGATGGGTCAGAATCTCCACTAAAAGCCCCAGCTTCTCTGAGTTTTGGATACCCGTGCCGAAAACTTCAAGCTAAACTGCTTGAGAACGGGAACAAAATCGCTATAGACTTTACACTTTTAGAAGCACTTTAAGGTCAAGGTTGAATCTTGATAACAGTTCAGGGGTCTCCATCCATAAACTGGAGGGGCGATCGCCCACTGGGTTACCCGGGAGAAAAACTCTAGCCCCCCGAACCGGAAAATCACGATTAGGAAGTGATGCATGAACCAAGACGACAATTTATCTCCTAAATTGATCCTATATCTTATAAATTTCTTCCGATGAGCAATCCAGGATATATCCCGAAAGAGGCTTGTCATTGAGACTAATTGATGCCCCCGGTTGCTTTTCGGGAACCCAGGCATTGGGCAAACGGTAAAAGCATTTGCTACGGATGTATTGAAAAAACTCTGTTTTTAGTATGAATCTAAGCCATCAGGTAGAATCTAGGGTGATCCCCAAAGGAGCAAGCACTATTTATATCTTAGGGGGTGGGTATCGCTTGCAAGTGTGACCCTCAAGGGTTGACAGGATCGAAAAGCAACTACACTGGAGAGACCCATATTTTCCCGTCTCTACCCGGTAATCAAGAAGTAGAAAGATGTGCCAATACAAGTCGGCATTGTAGGGACAGGCTGAAGCAATGGTGAGAAAAGAATTTGACCAATCCAGTACACAGCCAAACCACCGCATTCGGAGACGGCGGGATGGACGCATTAAAGCCACGATCGCCGCTCGGTTATGGGGTGGGCGATCGCAGGGCAATCACTCAGAAACGGGCGATACATTAATCCAAGACAGGGAATTGGCCCCACACCCTCCGAAATCCGTCAAGGGGTGGGGCTGGAAATTCCGCCTTCCGGTCCGGAAAAAACCGAAAAATCAGGATAAAAATCAGCCCGGGGCGCTAGTTACCACTGAACAGAAACCTCGAACTGAAAAGGGTCGGAGTCTGTTATGGGGATGGCATTTACTTTGGTTGAGTCTGCTGGTAGCTTGTACCAGCATGGGAGCGGTATCCCTGCGATGGTTACTTACCATGCCCCCACCGATTGATTGCGATGCCCTCGGGGTGGGTTCTACCGAGCGCGATCGCCTCCACTGCGCCCAAAATGCCGCCAAAACAGGGGATTTAGACCGGCTGGTAGCGGGAATCGAACTCGTGGAAAGCTGGCCCACAGACCATCCCCTTCGAGGTCAGGGAGATAAATTAGTTGGGGAATGGTCGGCTCTAATTCTGGACTTGGCACGGCAAAAATTTATGGCCGGGGATTTAAACGGTGCCCATGCCATTGCGGACAAAATTCCCAAAACCAACCCAGTGTATGCCCAAGTTGAACAAGAATTACAAATTTGGGAGGCTGATTGGGACCAAGGAAAAGCCATCTACGATCAAGCTCAAGCGGCACTGAAAGCTCGCAACTGGAGCGGAGTCGAGGAGCAGATGCGAGAGTTGCTCAAATTGGATAACGTCCATTGGCGTTCCACACGCTATGGAGAACTACAGCAGCGAATTGTCGCGGAAAAGGCAGCCTGGAAACAGTTAGAAGATGCCCGTTATTTAGTTTATAACCGGACAGCAGAGGAGTTAGTCCGGGCCATCGACCTAGCTCGACAAATTAATCCCCAAAGATATGTTCGAGAGCAGGCGAATCAGGAAATCAACCGTTGGAGTGCCGAATTGCTGGCGATCGCCA includes:
- a CDS encoding pentapeptide repeat-containing protein; its protein translation is MLNNERVIDCQTLLKSRNAMKEVMAVSVMVLTSLSLAIPVTAEPNATDLQQLRMTKVCPRCNLNGADLSGIDLQGAVLTNANLIGANLSGANLSTADLNGADMTGANFQMANLSAASLNAANLSTANLLGSVLLDADLNAADLSKANFYGADLRRANFQGANLHEVNLFGADVEGARGLRP
- a CDS encoding Fur family transcriptional regulator, which gives rise to MKKQVVSVKPIRSLEDALNRCQSLGMRLSRQRRFILELLWTEQEHLSAREIYDRLNRGGKAIGHTSVYQNLEALSNQGIIECIERSDGRLYGNISDPHSHVNCIDTNQLLDVQIELPEELIRQVEAQTGVRIVEYQINFFGYRYQQSHPPAESSTDPGAIA
- a CDS encoding CRR6 family NdhI maturation factor: MLMTIALNAECLLNLDLSPVRGAIAKCSPDQPFTDPDLSWQFEIDYPRDPSDPRELSEIPEIRLWFIRLDATYPWLPLLLDRQSGELARYVAMLVPHEFHRTEGIQYNPEALEIFLMNKIFTLANLLQEHGLPSKSKLMSLSQMLGYELDDGFFELLGIDA
- the acnB gene encoding bifunctional aconitate hydratase 2/2-methylisocitrate dehydratase, with amino-acid sequence MLESYRQQAASRSSQGIPPLPLDAQQTSELCELLKNPPTAEEETLLHLLRDRIPPGVDQAAYVKAGFLTAIAKGEVTSPLVSPLEAIKLLGTMLGGYNVQSLIDLLQSGDNTIAQAAADALKKTLLVFDAMHDVLELSETNPYAKQAIDSWANAEWFTSRPPVAETITVTVFKVPGETNTDDLSPASHATTRPDIPLHALAMLESRMDGALETLAEIKGKGHPIAYVGDVVGTGSSRKSAINSVLWHIGNDIPCVPNKRAGGYILGSAIAPIFFNTAEDSGALPIECDVTKLETGMVITIHPYKGQITNSEGEVISTFTLKPNTILDEVRAGGRIPLIVGRSLTDKTRKATGLDISPIFTRPEIPTDTGKGFTLAQKMVGEACGIPGVRPGTACEPLMTTVGSQDTTGPMTRDELKELACLGFSADLVMQSFCHTAAYPKPVDITTQKELPDFFSTRGGVALRPGDGIIHSWLNRMLLPDTVGTGGDSHTRFPLGISFPAGSGLVAFAAALGVMPLDMPESVLVRFKGELQPGVTLRDIVNAIPYVAIQKGLLTVEKQNKKNVFSGRIMEMEGLPDLKVEQAFELTDATAERSCAGSTIKLSEETVAEYLRSNVTLLKNMAARGYQDPRTILRRVAKMEQWLENPQLMSADADSEYVETLEIDLNEIKEPIVAAPNDPDNIKLMSECAGDKIDEVFIGSCMTNIGHYRAAAKVLEGAGLVKVRLWICPPTRMDEEQLKAEGIYEIFEAANARTEMPGCSLCMGNQARVDDGATVFSTSTRNFNNRMGKDARVYLGSAELAAVCALLGRIPTVEEYQAIVSEKINPFADDLYRYLNFDQIQGFEDEGRVIPLEELPKIEDILGMPVGAGK